From the Phreatobacter oligotrophus genome, the window GCCCTTGCCGCGGGTCGAGGCCTTGACCGCCAGCCAGACCTCGTCGGCCGCCGCTGCGCGGTCCACCGCCTGCAGCACGAGGTCGAGGGTGAAGCTCTGCTTGAGCTCGCCGATCACCACCGCCACCGGCTCGCCGTCCGAGAGCGCGACGAGGTCGCAGCCCATCACCTCGCCCTTCACGGTGAAGCCGAGGCCTTCCAGATAGGTTTTGACGGGCAGGTAAAGCGAGGTTTCCAAGGCGGCTTCCATCGGCCCGGCGCTTTGCTGGCTTGCGCGCCGAATCTTTCCGGATGATCGGACAGGCAACCGCGCCGTGACAAATGCCGGCAGCGCGAGCGGGGCAGAAGGGCGCCATGACATTCACCCGCATCCTCGCCCTCCTCTGGGCATTCGCCTGCCTCGTCCTCGCGCTCGCCGAATGGTCGAGCCTCGCCATGGTCGGCTTCCCCGACGGTCACCTCACCGTCTGGGAGCAGGAGACCGTGGGCCTCAGGCGATGGCTCCTGGCGCTCTGCGTCGTGCAGGCGCTGGTGATCGCTGGCCTTGCGATCCTCAGGCCGCGCACGAGCCGCATCGGCCTCGCCGCGGCCGTGCTGGCCGCGGGCGTTCTGGTGGTGATACCGATGATCGTTGTCGCCACGTGCCCGGGCTCGGAGTCGTGCCGCGCGGGCTACGAGAGGCTGACGGGGCGGATGCTCGATCACGGCATCGGCGGGTGAACTGGAGATAAGGCGCCATGTCACGCGGTCTTGGCTGAAGAAAGACTTACGTGTTCTTCATCCGCCTCACCTATGTCTATCGCAGTTCCGTCGGTCAGATACATCGGATCTCATGTTCCCAGATCCACATCTCCAATGGCAGCCTTATCCCTCGATCATTGACGGGATTAGAGATCCGTTTGCGATCAACAAGGGACAATCAGAGGGCAAGCTCCATCTCCTGGTCATCGACAATATCGGCTCGTCTATCCATGCAACCGGGCTCGCACATCCGGTAGCGCCCGCTTTTGGCATCTCCATCTTGTGCGACATTTATCTGGCCGTCGAAGAGATGCTGTATTCGACCGCAGGCCACGGCGATGGGTGGCAACCCACCTACATCAGACATGCCCACTCATCGCGATTGATTGCTGCGATCCCGGGTCATCATCCGATGCTCCGGAACCCGGAGATTAGGGCTCGCCGGCCTCCCCGTCATTTTTGTTTCCCTGGCAATGACTACTGCTACGAGACGTTCGGCTTTGACGAGCCGCTGATCCGTCAGTTCGCAAGCGTTGACGAGGGCTACGCTTGGGATCCGTCAGACGATTGACGGCTGACCGGCCGATCTCCTGCCCTTTCCTTGACTTTCCGCGCCTGCCGCTCTATCGCCACCGCACTCTCGTTCATCCGAGACCCAGCCTGCCGACCGGGGCCAGACCCCGGAGGCTCCCGCCCGACAGCGCAGGATGCGCCCTCGGGCGCTAAATGCGTTGCGGTCCGCGGTGCCCGGGACCATTTTCGGGGTCCCCCGGAAATGCTGGTTGGAGCGATCATGTTCGAAGGCCTGTCGACACGACTGTCCGGCATCCTCGACCGCCTCAAGGGCCGCGGCGCGCTGAGCGAAGCCGACGTCCAGGAGGCGATGCGCGAGGTGCGCCGCGCCCTGCTCGAGGCGGATGTCGCGCTCGAGGTCGTGCGCTCCTTCACCGACAAGGTGCGTGACCGCGCCATCGGCGCCGAAGTCATCAAGTCGGTGACCCCCGGCCAGATGGTCGTGAAGATCGTCCACGACACGCTCGTCGACACGCTCGGCTCCGAGGGCGTCGCCATCGACCTCCAGGCCGTGCCGCCGGTGCCCATCCTGATGGTCGGCCTGCAGGGCTCGGGCAAGACCACCACCACCGCCAAGATCGCCAAGCGCCTCTTCGACAAGCAGAAGAAGAAGGTGCTGATGGCCTCCCTCGACACCCGTCGCCCCGCGGCGATGGAGCAGCTTGCCGTCCTCGGCAAGCAGATCGGCGTCGAGACCCTTCCCATCGTCGCCGGCCAGACGCCGGTGCAGATCGCCCGCCGCGCCATCGAGGCGGGCCGCCTCGGCGGCTTCGACGTCGTCATGCTCGACACGGCCGGCCGCACCCATGTCGACGAGGCCCTCATGATCGAGGTGGCCGAGGTCGAGAAGGTCGCCCGGCCGCACGAGACGCTGCTGGTCGTCGACAGCCTCACCGGTCAGGACGCCGTCAACGTTGCCCGCTCCTTCACCGGCCGCGTCAATGTCACCGGCGTCGTGCTCACCCGCGTCGACGGCGACGGCCGTGGTGGCGCGGCGCTCTCCATGCGCGCCGTCACCGGCAAGCCGATCAAGCTGCTCGGCACCTCCGAGAAGATGGATGGCCTCGAGGACTTCCATCCCCAGCGCATCGCCGGCCGCATCCTCGGCATGGGCGACATCGTCTCGCTCGTCGAGAAGGCCGCGGAATCGATCGATGCCGAAAAGGGCATGGCGATCGCCAAGCGCATGCAGTCGGGCCAGTTCAACCTGGACGACCTCGGCGACCAGCTCGACCAGATGCTGAAGATCGGCGGCATGCAGGGCCTGATGGGCATGCTGCCCGGCGTCAAGAACATGCAGAAGCAGATCTCCGGCGCCATGGACGACAAGGTGATCAAGCGCCAGCGCGCCATCATCCACGCCATGACCCCCTGGGAGCGCCGCAACCCCAAGGAGATCGACGGCAAGCGTCGCCGTCGCATCGCCCGCGGCTCCGGCACCCAGCCGGAGGACGTCAACAAGCTCCTGAAGATGCACCGTGGCATGGCCGACATGATGAAGGCCATGGGCGGCGCCCAGGGAAAGCGCGGCCCCATGGCGGGCCTCGCCAACATGTTCGGGCTCGGCGGCGGCATGCCGCAGCCGACGCCGGAAATGCTCGCCGAGCTTCAGCAGAAGATGCCCGGCGGGCTGCCCGACAAGATGCCGTCGCTGCCTCCCGGAATGCCGGGCGGACTGCCCCCGGGTTTCCCCGGCCTTGGCGGCGGCCCCAAGCTTCCCGGCCTTCCCGGCTTCCCCTTCGGCAAGAAGAAATAGCCGGCCCCTCACCCTCCCATCACGAACGACCCACCGGAGTATCCCATGTCGCTCAAGATCCGCCTCGCCCGCCGCGGCACCAAGAAGCGCCCGTTCTACCAGATCGTCGTTGCCGACGCCCGCGCCCCGCGCGACGGCCGCTTCATCGAGAAGATCGGCACCTACAACCCGATGCTCGGCAAGGACCAGAAGCGCTACGAGATCGACGTCGAGGCCGCCAAGGCCTGGCTCGCCAAGGGCGCGCAGGCGACCGACCGCGTCGCCCGCTTCTTCGACGCCGAGGGCCTGCTGAAGCGCGCCCCGCGCAACAACCCGGAGAAGGCGAAGCCCGGCAAGCGCGCCGAGGAGCGTGCCGCCGCGAAGGCCCAGAAGGCCGGCGAGTCCGCCGAGGCCTGATGATCCCGCCGGCGGGGGCGACCTCGCCGGCTCCCGCCCTCCGCCATCGCGGAGGGCGCTTGCGTCCTTCGAGGCCCGCCGCGTGCGACGGGCGCCGAAGGACGCATCCCCGCCTCATCACAGCCCATCTCACCGAGGCCCCATGTCCACCGACCTCGT encodes:
- the rpsP gene encoding 30S ribosomal protein S16, translated to MSLKIRLARRGTKKRPFYQIVVADARAPRDGRFIEKIGTYNPMLGKDQKRYEIDVEAAKAWLAKGAQATDRVARFFDAEGLLKRAPRNNPEKAKPGKRAEERAAAKAQKAGESAEA
- the ffh gene encoding signal recognition particle protein — protein: MFEGLSTRLSGILDRLKGRGALSEADVQEAMREVRRALLEADVALEVVRSFTDKVRDRAIGAEVIKSVTPGQMVVKIVHDTLVDTLGSEGVAIDLQAVPPVPILMVGLQGSGKTTTTAKIAKRLFDKQKKKVLMASLDTRRPAAMEQLAVLGKQIGVETLPIVAGQTPVQIARRAIEAGRLGGFDVVMLDTAGRTHVDEALMIEVAEVEKVARPHETLLVVDSLTGQDAVNVARSFTGRVNVTGVVLTRVDGDGRGGAALSMRAVTGKPIKLLGTSEKMDGLEDFHPQRIAGRILGMGDIVSLVEKAAESIDAEKGMAIAKRMQSGQFNLDDLGDQLDQMLKIGGMQGLMGMLPGVKNMQKQISGAMDDKVIKRQRAIIHAMTPWERRNPKEIDGKRRRRIARGSGTQPEDVNKLLKMHRGMADMMKAMGGAQGKRGPMAGLANMFGLGGGMPQPTPEMLAELQQKMPGGLPDKMPSLPPGMPGGLPPGFPGLGGGPKLPGLPGFPFGKKK